Proteins from one Fragaria vesca subsp. vesca linkage group LG6, FraVesHawaii_1.0, whole genome shotgun sequence genomic window:
- the LOC101303722 gene encoding uncharacterized protein LOC101303722: MITMDVKGITWVGCVYEKFESMCLEVEENMYEDTVKFVEDQVQTVGESVKKFYADVMQDLLCDSSLDRDDVSAGGFPVEHYSDVDNSKSKIRKKKEHVKAGVEEVKGDSEVISAVLKDVDHTGLFHRQRVYDSCTKSSGNCAKLACSRQDHGVRSCNKKIVVRETPIKDRLPGANTAVGKDFSRESLSSCSEFSNEDRDTSCDQPDEVITPSKPPEGMRCDSMSESCVVANASQCTGDDVSVNCQSSDMIVLDNSDGKRWNELLDSSIGGLSTELNGGSINPSMDAIESNIGTHGTEIIQQSDKPKLEETCVMVSGEDLHFVHHTVANYKPYKKKIPKAFTSRTSSARKQEYEQLALWHGHHTKSILEGGEESKKSPTHDFCESEWEIL, encoded by the exons ATGATCACTATGGATGTCAAAGGTATAACCTGGGTTGGGTGTGTGTACGAGAAATTTGAATCTATGTGCTTGGAGGTAGAAGAAAATATGTATGAG GACACAGTTAAATTTGTTGAAGATCAGGTACAGACTGTTGGGGAGAGTGTTAAAAAGTTTTATGCAGATGTAATGCAAGATTTGCTCTGTGACTCTTCATTGGATCGAGATGACGTATCAGCCGGTGGTTTTCCTGTTGAACATTATTCAGATGTTGATAACTCTAAATCAAAGATCAGAAAAAAGAAAGAACATGTAAAGGCTGGTGTTGAAGAAGTTAAAGGGGATTCAGAGGTGATTTCTGCCGTGTTGAAGGATGTGGACCATACAGGATTGTTCCATAGACAGCGTGTGTATGATTCTTGCACAAAATCCTCAGGCAATTGTGCCAAATTAGCGTGCTCCAGACAAGACCATGGTGTGAGAAGTTGTAATAAGAAAATTGTTGTCAGAGAAACTCCAATCAAGGACAGACTGCCAGGGGCAAATACTGCTGTTGGAAAAGATTTCAGCAGAGAATCACTATCATCATGCAGTGAATTTTCAAATGAAGACCGTGACACTTCATGTGACCAACCAGATGAAGTTATAACTCCTTCTAAACCACCCGAAGGTATGAGATGTGATTCCATGAGTGAAAGTTGTGTTGTCGCAAATGCTAGCCAATGCACAGGTGATGATGTCTCAGTCAACTGCCAGTCATCTGATATGATCGTTTTGGATAATTCTGATGGAAAAAGATGGAATGAGCTATTGGATTCATCAATTGGTGGGTTATCAACAGAATTAAATG GTGGATCTATTAATCCCAGCATGGATGCAATTGAGAGTAATATTGGTACACATGGTACGGAAATCATTCAACAATCTGACAAGCCAAAGCTCGAGGAAACTTGTGTGATGGTGAGTGGTGAAGACCTTCATTTTGTTCATCACACGGTAGCCAACTATAAGCCTTACAAG AAAAAAATTCCAAAAGCCTTCACTTCGAGAACGAGTTCAGCAAGGAAGCAAGAATACGAGCAGCTTGCTTTATGGCATGGACATCATACAAAGTCAATTTTGGAAGGTGGAGAAGAGTCTAAGAAATCCCCAACTCATGATTTTTGCGAATCTGAATGGGAAATTCTCTAG
- the LOC101304016 gene encoding uncharacterized protein At1g03900-like encodes MEQERRTLNDQDDAEAEALELVLFQVPECYVYLIPPRKSAASYRADEWDVNKWVWEGILKVISKGEDCIIKLEEKNTGELYARAFLRKGEPHPVEPVIDSSRYFVLRVEENIDGRLRHAFIGLGFRERTEAYDFQAALHDHMKYLNKKKTAEEMEQKFQQTSSVDYSLKEGETLVLQLKSKSSEGVKSRLSEHGLSNSPTGKKSNQKESLISIKPPPPPPGPLSPTTNVLQSSSSPPNLTLDGAPKLPESGADDSKETNVTANQSTQDIPDDDFGDFQAAV; translated from the exons ATGGAGCAGGAGCGGAGGACATTGAATGATCAGGACGACGCCGAAGCTGAGGCACTGGAGCTCGTGCTTTTTCAAGTCCCTGAATGCTACGTCTACTTG ATACCGCCGAGAAAAAGTGCAGCTTCATACAG GGCTGATGAATGGGATGTAAACAAATGGGTCTGGGAAGGAATACTGAAAGTCATTAGCAAAGGAGAAGATTGCATTATCAAGCTTGAAGAGAAGAACACTG GTGAACTGTATGCTCGGGCATTTTTAAGAAAAGGAGAGCCTCATCCAGTGGAACCCGTAATTGATAGCAGCAG ATACTTTGTTCTTCGTGTAGAGGAGAACATTG ATGGTCGACTTCGGCATGCTTTCATTGGCTTAGGGTTTCGAGAAAGAACAGAAGCTTATGATTTCCAAGCAGCCCTGCATGATCACATGAA ATATCTAAACAAGAAGAAAACAGCAGAAGAGATGGAACAGAAATTTCAGCAAACTTCATCAGTTGATTACAGCTTAAAAGAGGGGGAGACTCTTGTACTGCAATTAAAAAGT AAAAGTTCGGAAGGTGTGAAGTCCAGGCTCTCAGAGCATGGGCTAAGCAATTCACCAACCGGGAAAAAGAGTAACCAAAAAGAGTCCTTAATCAGTATCAAACCTCCACCACCTCCTCCAGGACCTCTCTCACCTACTACGAATGTCCTGCAGTCTTCCTCAAGCCCACCAAATCTGACTCTCGATGGAGCTCCTAAACTTCCAGAATCAGGGGCAGATGATTCAAAAGAAACAAATGTTACCGCAAATCAAAGCACACAAGATATACCAGATGACGACTTTGGGGATTTTCAGGCAGCCGTTTAA